GTAAATCTATTTTTAGCAACTCCGGTAACCGTCATATCCGGTTTTATGGCAACGTTCACCATCGAACTTTTAACCGCGTGGGTCTGTGGGCTTAATGGCACCCAGCTAGACGTGCCATCTTTTAAAATTAAGCGTCCTTGCCAGTTCATTATGCTCGGTTTTAAAACACCAACTTCGGCCTCTTTGTTTGTGGCGTCTAATAACACCATTCCCTGTGGTAATTCTACGGCAGCGATAACGTAATTAAACCCGTTGCGCGTAGGAAACAATGGCATACCATTATCTTTTGTGCTCACCAAAACAGGATTGGCATTTATATTTGCTTTGCGTAACATGGCAATTAACATTAGGTTTATATCGGCCACATTACCCGAACCTTTTTTATAAGCTTCCTTTACCCCTTCGTTTGTGTAATAGCCTGTATAGCGGTTCCAAGTCATCTTGTTGAGAACAAATGAAAAAATCTTGTTAACTTTTTCTTCCTGAGAGCTCACGCCATTTAAAAGGCTGTTTAAATCGTCTTCAAAATAGTTGTCTTTATCCAATTCATTACCAAAGGAATCTACTTTGTAAATGCCCTTAGAAACATCTTCCCACGTAGTGGAATAAGTTTTCATGGAGCTTCCGGGAAAATCTACGTAACTCAATTCAAATTTTAGTCCTGTAGAATAGTTATCAATATTACCTGCGTATGACTCCTCCTTCATTGCCGGCACATCGGTTAGATCAATTGTATAAATATCTTCCTTAAATTTAAAGTCCCTTGCGCCTCCTCTATTTGTCATATTTCCATAACGGTCGTATTCGGAGCGTGAATTTGCCAAGGCGATGGTTCGATCTCTGCTAGTAGATTCAACTTTATAAGGTACCCAACCTTTTTGATGCGTTTTAAAGACGAAATATTCCGGAGATGCAAAACGTATTTCTATTTTTTCTACGGGTATGGTCTCCTGTAAACGAAACTCGTCTATGTTGCTTATAAATGGAGATTTAATACTGTATTTGTATTCAATAACGCAACCTTCGCGAACGTCGGGCATTGTAAATTTTGTTTTGTGAATGTATTTGGTGGTTTTTTCTTCAAAAACGCCATCGTTTTTAAGCTTTACTTCTTCTATTTTATTATTGCCATCTAAATAATAGGTATAAGCTTTTAGACCAATTATTTCATCTTTAGAGCTTGAAGTGCTTTGGTAAAGATCTACTTCCTTTGATGCCCAATCAAACCCTTCTTTATTGTAAATTTTTACACGTTCAAAAACATCGGTAACCATATAGAAACCGTCGTTATTTGTATATTGAAATTCAGTGTGAATTTCTCTATACAATATAGCAGCATCTGCGGTAGGATCTGTGGGGTGTTCCTTTTGAAGCAATTCTTCTTTTGAAACTTTTCCGAATTTATAATTTTGCGAAATTGAAGTGTTTACAAAGCATAACACTGCAAGTATGGTGAGGAAATTAGATTTCATAGGTAATAAATATTTATTGTACATTTTGTTTTAAAAGAATTTTTGTTTTATCAAGTCGTGCAATGGAACGAAGAAATGCACGGTAATTATCATATTCCGAAGGAGGATATTCGCCTTTATTAATGCGCATGTTTCGGTAGAATATTAATTTCTTATCTGAAGTTTCGCTAAAGCCCATTTGATATTTCCCAAATTTGGTCTCCAAAATAGTTTCTTCTGGTAAACCATCTACCACAAAATTATCGGGCAATATAACCTCAACGGTATCCGTGTGTACATATCCGTTGCCTATATACAGATTTTGCTTTCGATCTGCTATTCGTGGCGGTATATATTTATGCTGATTAAAAATA
This region of Aequorivita marisscotiae genomic DNA includes:
- a CDS encoding transglutaminase domain-containing protein, encoding MKSNFLTILAVLCFVNTSISQNYKFGKVSKEELLQKEHPTDPTADAAILYREIHTEFQYTNNDGFYMVTDVFERVKIYNKEGFDWASKEVDLYQSTSSSKDEIIGLKAYTYYLDGNNKIEEVKLKNDGVFEEKTTKYIHKTKFTMPDVREGCVIEYKYSIKSPFISNIDEFRLQETIPVEKIEIRFASPEYFVFKTHQKGWVPYKVESTSRDRTIALANSRSEYDRYGNMTNRGGARDFKFKEDIYTIDLTDVPAMKEESYAGNIDNYSTGLKFELSYVDFPGSSMKTYSTTWEDVSKGIYKVDSFGNELDKDNYFEDDLNSLLNGVSSQEEKVNKIFSFVLNKMTWNRYTGYYTNEGVKEAYKKGSGNVADINLMLIAMLRKANINANPVLVSTKDNGMPLFPTRNGFNYVIAAVELPQGMVLLDATNKEAEVGVLKPSIMNWQGRLILKDGTSSWVPLSPQTHAVKSSMVNVAIKPDMTVTGVAKNRFTGNYALKYRAKYKSLNADATRKALEKDANQAELSEVNFENLITLGEPVALDYEFETFGAVEDVAGKLYLSPMVFMATKESPFKPETRLYPIDFGYPMKDRYIFNIALPEGYKVESLPENAVYNLGTNMGSYRYLISQAGNNIQLSVEFSINKSYIAAEEYGNLKKFFELLIAKENEKVVLSKA